A DNA window from Luteolibacter luteus contains the following coding sequences:
- a CDS encoding SUMF1/EgtB/PvdO family nonheme iron enzyme: protein MPRFLTLFFFGAALHASAAEIHSAGSGPWSAPGTWENGQKPAAGDVVLIRPGHRVTYDVSSETVIRAVHVGGTLSFARDQDTLLCTGLIRIAAGEECREEGFECHAPSPDYSLPEGGQRPALEVGTPEAPIPLEHRAVIRLTYVQGMDPESFPAIMSCGGRMDFHGAPMLRTWVKLGSSASRGSREIELAEPTGWRAGDRVVFPATEMSEFYQLRDGRRVIPSLLDDSETEEAEVLGADPRGILLKEPLKFKHQASGEFRGEVANLSRNVVVESADPKGHRGHTVYHRGSAGSISYAEFRHLGKKDVLGRYPIHFHLCADTMRGSSVVGASVWDSANRWVTIHGSNFIVVRDCVGYRSIGHGYFFEDGTEVNNVFDRNLAVQALMGKPLPLQVLNFDTNDAAGFWWANCLNAFTRNVAVDCEKFGYRFQMVKSPEFSPVLPVLQPNGKRRQVDVRTLPFIRFDGNEAHSQRRFALNLGGFHGQSETADLDRDGNVIDRAAYLGGDVQGVGPDYKHPFRIKDFLVWNSHWGFHSTAPNVSIKGFTAHDVNYVFWRSNAAGHDYIDLKFSDIHVSEFFNNWGASATREDLLRYVEPVDDAAPVTMITGWEWLADGRVKVSGVTVDDGQVAEVLVNGEKASITQGPACDWSHVLYAPEGKIDLVAGASDQLGNEEKNPHHLSLSRESVIQTSLPLAVSVKADAAMMVQPPAPAEVRESTVDAASLKWPLWDGTESVVDYAHRTNLAPVTTIDLQGTPLEMVLVPAGSYLMGSAGESGAAADESPQHRVVISKPFYLGKYELTQAQYQAVTGKNPSYYPAADKPVEQVTWGDTQAFLQKAGHALRLPIEAEWEFACRAGSTTAYSNGPDQSDLSAAGWWGRSAEVSYGNAPDGTTAVGKKQPNRFGLHDMHGNVYEWCSDFYAPDYYRHAPVMDPAGPSSGEERVLRGGSWEGAAESCRSANRNGFNGKSKGYLLGFRAAMDLP, encoded by the coding sequence ATGCCACGATTCCTCACCTTGTTCTTTTTTGGGGCCGCCCTGCACGCTTCCGCAGCGGAAATCCACAGCGCCGGCAGCGGCCCGTGGTCGGCCCCGGGGACCTGGGAAAACGGGCAAAAACCCGCCGCCGGGGACGTGGTCCTGATTCGTCCGGGTCACCGGGTGACCTATGACGTGTCGAGTGAGACGGTGATCCGCGCCGTCCACGTCGGCGGCACGCTCAGCTTTGCCCGGGATCAGGACACCCTGCTCTGCACCGGCCTGATCCGCATCGCTGCCGGGGAAGAGTGCCGGGAAGAGGGCTTCGAGTGCCACGCGCCCTCGCCCGACTATTCCTTGCCGGAGGGCGGCCAGCGTCCTGCGCTGGAGGTCGGCACGCCGGAGGCCCCGATCCCGCTGGAGCATCGCGCGGTGATCCGCCTGACTTACGTGCAGGGCATGGATCCGGAGTCCTTTCCCGCGATCATGTCCTGCGGCGGGCGCATGGATTTCCATGGTGCGCCGATGCTGCGGACCTGGGTGAAGCTCGGCAGCAGCGCTTCCCGGGGCTCCCGGGAGATCGAGCTCGCCGAGCCGACCGGTTGGCGGGCAGGGGACCGCGTCGTCTTTCCCGCCACGGAGATGAGCGAGTTCTATCAGCTGCGGGACGGCCGTCGCGTGATTCCGTCGCTGCTCGACGATTCGGAGACGGAGGAGGCGGAAGTTCTCGGCGCGGACCCGCGCGGCATCCTTTTGAAGGAACCCCTCAAGTTCAAACACCAGGCCAGCGGCGAGTTCCGCGGCGAGGTGGCAAATCTCAGCCGCAATGTGGTGGTGGAATCCGCCGATCCGAAAGGCCACCGCGGCCACACCGTGTATCATCGCGGGTCCGCGGGTTCGATCTCCTACGCGGAGTTCCGCCATCTCGGGAAGAAGGACGTGCTCGGCCGCTATCCCATCCACTTCCACCTCTGCGCGGATACCATGCGCGGCAGCTCGGTCGTCGGGGCCAGCGTCTGGGATAGCGCGAACCGCTGGGTCACCATCCATGGCTCGAACTTCATCGTCGTGCGCGATTGCGTGGGCTATCGCAGCATCGGCCACGGCTACTTCTTCGAGGATGGCACGGAGGTGAACAATGTCTTCGATCGCAACCTCGCCGTGCAGGCGCTGATGGGGAAACCGCTGCCGCTCCAGGTGCTGAACTTCGACACGAATGACGCCGCGGGCTTCTGGTGGGCGAATTGCCTGAATGCCTTCACGCGGAACGTCGCGGTGGACTGCGAGAAATTCGGCTACCGCTTCCAGATGGTGAAGTCCCCGGAGTTCTCGCCCGTGCTTCCCGTTCTCCAGCCGAATGGCAAGCGCCGCCAGGTGGATGTCCGCACCTTGCCCTTCATCCGCTTCGATGGGAATGAGGCCCACAGCCAGCGCCGCTTCGCCCTGAACCTCGGCGGCTTCCATGGCCAGAGCGAGACCGCGGATCTGGATCGTGATGGCAATGTGATCGATCGTGCGGCCTATCTCGGCGGCGATGTCCAGGGCGTGGGGCCTGATTACAAGCATCCGTTCCGGATCAAGGATTTCCTCGTCTGGAATTCCCACTGGGGCTTCCACAGCACCGCGCCGAACGTCTCGATCAAGGGCTTCACCGCGCACGATGTGAACTACGTCTTCTGGCGCTCGAATGCGGCGGGGCACGACTACATCGACCTGAAGTTTTCCGACATCCACGTCTCCGAATTCTTCAATAACTGGGGCGCCAGTGCCACTCGCGAGGATCTGCTGCGCTATGTCGAGCCGGTCGACGATGCCGCACCGGTCACGATGATCACCGGCTGGGAATGGCTGGCGGACGGGCGCGTGAAAGTCAGCGGCGTGACCGTGGACGACGGCCAGGTGGCGGAGGTCCTCGTGAATGGCGAGAAGGCGAGCATCACGCAGGGCCCGGCTTGCGATTGGTCGCATGTGCTGTATGCGCCGGAAGGAAAGATTGATCTCGTGGCAGGAGCCTCGGACCAGCTCGGAAATGAAGAGAAGAATCCTCATCATCTTTCCCTCAGCCGCGAAAGCGTCATCCAGACGAGCCTGCCTCTGGCCGTTTCCGTAAAGGCGGATGCAGCCATGATGGTGCAGCCCCCGGCTCCGGCGGAGGTCCGCGAGTCCACGGTGGACGCCGCTTCGCTGAAATGGCCGCTCTGGGATGGCACGGAGAGCGTGGTCGACTATGCCCATCGTACCAATCTTGCGCCGGTGACAACCATCGATCTCCAAGGTACGCCGCTGGAGATGGTGCTGGTTCCTGCAGGTTCCTATCTGATGGGCAGCGCCGGGGAATCGGGAGCCGCTGCCGACGAATCGCCGCAGCACCGCGTGGTAATTTCAAAGCCCTTCTACCTCGGCAAATACGAGCTGACCCAGGCGCAGTACCAAGCGGTGACGGGCAAGAACCCCAGCTACTACCCCGCGGCTGACAAGCCGGTGGAGCAGGTGACATGGGGAGACACGCAGGCTTTCTTGCAAAAGGCCGGCCATGCCCTGCGCCTGCCCATCGAAGCCGAGTGGGAATTTGCCTGCCGCGCTGGCAGCACCACGGCCTACTCGAATGGCCCGGATCAATCCGATCTCAGCGCCGCCGGATGGTGGGGCCGCTCGGCGGAGGTCAGCTATGGCAACGCCCCGGATGGCACCACCGCCGTCGGCAAGAAGCAGCCGAATCGCTTCGGCCTCCACGACATGCACGGGAACGTCTACGAATGGTGCTCCGATTTCTACGCCCCGGACTACTACCGGCATGCCCCGGTGATGGATCCCGCAGGCCCATCCTCCGGAGAAGAACGCGTCCTCCGCGGCGGCTCATGGGAAGGCGCCGCCGAAAGCTGCCGCTCCGCCAACAGGAACGGCTTCAACGGCAAGAGCAAAGGCTACCTCCTAGGCTTCCGCGCCGCCATGGATCTCCCCTAA
- the gltB gene encoding glutamate synthase large subunit: protein MNPYYHPSTPLVPGSLHRLSAERDNCGMGAIANIHGKRSFQVIDMALTSVCNMTHRGAVDADMKTGDGSGILSQIPYPIFLKAAEKLGTKLENEADLAVAVFFMPLNDVAGQKQLKALAEEVVTKRGITIIGWREVPVNPDALGKIALTSQPHIEHLLLKKPAAWDGDRYERQLFLCRREIEKKTKGINGFYMPTFSSRLISYKGLAMPAALRAFYSDLQDSDFQTAISLYHQRFSTNTFPAWPLGQPFRMMCHNGEINTVEGNRNWMASREEFFSNPIWEGDIELLHDLMNEHESDSASLDHALEVLVLSGRSLEHAMCMLVPPAYRNDEDISDDLRAFYQYIRSFSEPWDGPAGLVYTDGTKICASLDRNGLRPSRYKLTEDGLLYIGSEAGAVVIDDSKVIRKGRLGPGQMLSVDTSTGVVRNDREVKEALAKQKPYRQWIDENRLELRKFCSPDALAPAEDFNALDLSRQQVSHGISLEELDMVFPPMIKGAQEAVFSMGDDIPLAVLSTYPRLLFTYFKQRFAQVTNPPIDPIREWAVMSASAGLGPERNLLDETPEHCRIINVESAILFEHQVDRLKHLDEHGFPAQVIDITWPAASGNTGLKQRLDELCKEVEAAVDKGVSILILSDRGASAERVPIPAILATGTIHHHLNRVRKRMRCSLVLESGEVRDTHQVSCAFGFGATAVSPYLGFATVRQLVAADAGKGKLDGISVEKAMANYAKALEKGVLKIMSKMGISVLNSYQGAQIFEAIGVGGEVIDFAFTGVQSKVGGVGFAEIAEESLIRHKAAFLNEPSANGTLDLGDPGYNRYRKSGERHAWTTDVIKNFHTFVKSGKAEDYDDYVKVSLETKPVAIKDLFEFVPVSSGPILLEEVEPIESIRRRFTTAAMSLGALSPEAHETLAIAMNRIGGKSDSGEGGEDPVRYKPYPNGDFARSWIKQVASGRFGVSAHYLVNADELEIKMAQGAKPGEGGQLPGQKVNALIARLRHTQPGVQLISPPPHHDIYSIEDLAQLIHDLKEVNPRARVTVKLVAETGVGTVAAGVAKASADTILISGHDGGTGASPLSSTKHAGSPWELGLSEAQQTLLINNLRDRVIVRTDGGLRNGRDIVIAAALGAEEFNFGTIAMIAMGCVYVRKCHLNNCPVGIATTDPKFRAKFKGTPEMVINFFDGVAREAREIMAKLGVRTLDEMIGHPEYLKQREVPEHPKANLLDLSPMLKDVIPDLAKHQGVEESSISRVCKRERNDGISKTPLDLQVLRDLAKALGTTEISAETPEYGPASTPDAITEAIKALPDRQPVELSYNVVNTDRNIGTRLSGRIAELHGDRGFNGHTAVTLKLRGSAGQSLGTFLVSGVKIELTGEANDYTGKGMAAGEIVVKVSPDAKFNPAVNTILGNTSLYGATGGALYANGRAGERFAVRNSGATAVVEGVGDHGCEYMTNGSVAILGKTGKNFGAGMSGGTAFVYDVDGRFYSRINPEMVVPLPVQRAQDIAELKKLITDHAEKTGSPHAKALLEDWSASLKKFVRVIAKERAALEAAEEQHEAAGTR from the coding sequence ATGAATCCCTATTACCATCCGAGCACGCCTCTGGTCCCCGGTTCCCTGCACCGCCTCTCTGCCGAACGCGATAATTGCGGCATGGGAGCCATCGCGAACATCCATGGTAAACGTTCCTTTCAGGTTATCGACATGGCGCTGACTTCGGTCTGCAACATGACGCACCGTGGCGCCGTGGACGCCGACATGAAGACCGGTGACGGATCCGGCATCCTGTCCCAGATCCCCTACCCGATTTTCCTGAAGGCCGCCGAAAAGCTCGGCACGAAGCTGGAGAACGAAGCCGACCTCGCGGTGGCGGTGTTCTTCATGCCGCTGAATGACGTGGCCGGGCAGAAGCAACTGAAGGCGCTCGCCGAAGAAGTGGTGACCAAGCGTGGCATCACGATCATCGGCTGGCGGGAGGTCCCGGTGAATCCGGACGCGCTCGGCAAGATCGCGCTGACCAGCCAGCCGCACATCGAGCACCTGCTGCTGAAGAAGCCCGCTGCATGGGATGGCGATCGCTACGAGCGCCAGCTCTTCCTGTGTCGCCGTGAAATCGAGAAGAAGACGAAGGGTATCAACGGCTTCTACATGCCGACCTTCTCCAGCCGCCTGATTTCCTACAAGGGCCTGGCGATGCCGGCCGCGCTGCGTGCCTTCTATAGCGACCTGCAGGACTCGGATTTCCAGACCGCTATCTCGCTGTATCACCAGCGTTTCTCGACGAACACCTTCCCGGCCTGGCCGCTCGGCCAACCCTTCCGGATGATGTGCCATAACGGCGAGATCAACACGGTGGAAGGCAACCGCAACTGGATGGCGTCCCGCGAGGAGTTCTTCTCGAACCCGATCTGGGAAGGCGACATCGAGCTGCTGCACGACCTGATGAACGAGCATGAGTCGGACTCCGCCTCGCTCGACCACGCGCTGGAAGTGCTGGTGCTCTCCGGCCGCTCGCTGGAGCACGCGATGTGCATGCTGGTGCCGCCGGCCTATCGCAACGACGAGGACATCTCCGACGACCTGCGTGCCTTCTACCAGTACATCCGCTCCTTCTCCGAGCCATGGGACGGCCCGGCCGGCCTCGTCTACACGGACGGTACGAAGATCTGCGCCTCGCTCGACCGGAACGGCCTGCGTCCGTCCCGCTACAAGCTGACGGAAGACGGCCTGCTCTACATCGGCTCCGAAGCCGGTGCGGTGGTGATCGACGACTCGAAGGTGATCCGCAAGGGCCGCCTGGGTCCGGGCCAGATGCTGTCCGTGGATACCTCCACCGGCGTGGTCCGCAACGACCGCGAGGTGAAGGAAGCACTCGCGAAGCAGAAGCCGTATCGCCAGTGGATCGATGAGAATCGCCTGGAGCTGCGCAAGTTCTGCTCGCCGGATGCCCTGGCTCCCGCGGAGGACTTCAACGCGCTGGATCTTTCCCGCCAGCAGGTCTCCCACGGCATCTCGCTGGAGGAGCTGGACATGGTCTTCCCGCCGATGATCAAGGGTGCGCAGGAAGCGGTGTTCTCGATGGGTGATGACATCCCGCTCGCGGTGCTGTCCACCTATCCGCGCCTGCTCTTCACCTACTTCAAGCAGCGCTTCGCCCAGGTGACCAACCCGCCGATCGACCCGATCCGCGAGTGGGCGGTGATGAGTGCCTCCGCTGGCCTCGGCCCGGAGCGCAACCTGCTGGACGAAACGCCGGAGCACTGCCGGATCATCAATGTGGAGTCCGCGATCCTCTTCGAGCATCAGGTGGACCGACTGAAGCACCTCGACGAGCACGGTTTCCCGGCTCAGGTGATCGATATCACTTGGCCTGCCGCCTCCGGAAACACTGGCCTGAAGCAGCGCCTGGATGAGCTTTGCAAGGAAGTGGAAGCCGCCGTGGACAAGGGTGTCAGCATCCTGATCCTGTCCGACCGCGGTGCCTCCGCCGAGCGCGTGCCGATCCCGGCGATCCTCGCGACCGGCACGATCCACCATCACCTGAACCGCGTGCGCAAGCGCATGCGCTGCTCGCTGGTCCTGGAGTCCGGCGAAGTCCGCGATACCCACCAGGTGTCCTGCGCCTTCGGCTTCGGTGCGACGGCGGTGAGCCCCTACCTCGGCTTCGCGACCGTGCGCCAGCTGGTGGCAGCGGATGCGGGCAAGGGCAAGCTGGACGGCATCAGCGTGGAGAAGGCGATGGCCAACTACGCGAAGGCGCTCGAAAAGGGCGTGCTGAAGATCATGTCGAAGATGGGCATCTCGGTGCTCAACTCCTACCAAGGCGCACAGATTTTCGAAGCGATCGGCGTGGGTGGCGAGGTTATCGACTTCGCCTTCACCGGCGTGCAGTCGAAGGTCGGCGGCGTCGGCTTCGCGGAGATCGCGGAGGAGTCGCTGATCCGTCACAAGGCAGCCTTCCTCAACGAGCCTTCCGCAAATGGAACGCTGGATCTGGGCGACCCGGGCTACAACCGCTACCGCAAGTCGGGCGAGCGCCACGCGTGGACGACGGATGTCATCAAGAACTTCCACACCTTCGTGAAGAGCGGCAAGGCGGAGGACTACGATGACTACGTGAAGGTTTCCCTGGAGACGAAGCCGGTCGCGATCAAGGACCTCTTCGAGTTCGTGCCGGTATCGTCCGGTCCGATCCTGCTGGAGGAAGTCGAGCCGATCGAGAGCATCCGCCGCCGTTTCACCACGGCTGCGATGTCGCTCGGCGCGCTTTCGCCCGAGGCCCACGAAACGCTGGCCATCGCGATGAACCGCATCGGCGGCAAGTCCGACTCCGGCGAAGGTGGCGAGGACCCGGTGCGCTACAAGCCGTATCCGAATGGTGACTTTGCCCGCTCTTGGATCAAGCAGGTGGCATCCGGACGCTTCGGTGTCTCGGCCCACTACCTGGTGAATGCCGACGAGCTGGAAATCAAGATGGCGCAGGGCGCGAAGCCCGGCGAAGGTGGCCAGCTCCCCGGCCAGAAGGTGAATGCGCTTATTGCTCGCCTGCGTCACACGCAGCCGGGAGTGCAGCTCATCTCGCCGCCGCCGCACCACGATATCTATAGCATCGAGGACCTGGCCCAGCTGATCCACGACCTGAAGGAAGTGAACCCGCGCGCCCGCGTGACGGTGAAGCTGGTGGCCGAGACCGGCGTGGGCACCGTGGCAGCCGGCGTGGCGAAGGCCAGCGCCGACACGATCCTGATTTCCGGTCACGATGGTGGCACGGGTGCTTCCCCGCTTTCCTCGACGAAGCATGCGGGATCGCCATGGGAACTCGGTCTTTCCGAAGCCCAGCAGACGCTGCTGATCAACAATCTCCGCGACCGCGTGATCGTCCGCACGGACGGCGGCCTGCGCAATGGCCGTGACATCGTCATCGCCGCGGCGCTGGGTGCCGAGGAGTTCAACTTCGGCACGATCGCGATGATCGCGATGGGCTGCGTCTATGTGCGCAAGTGCCACCTGAACAACTGCCCGGTAGGTATCGCGACGACGGATCCGAAGTTCCGCGCGAAGTTCAAGGGCACGCCGGAAATGGTGATCAACTTCTTCGACGGCGTGGCCCGCGAAGCCCGCGAGATCATGGCGAAGCTGGGCGTGCGCACGCTGGACGAGATGATCGGTCATCCGGAGTATCTCAAGCAACGCGAGGTGCCGGAGCATCCGAAGGCAAACCTGCTCGACCTGAGCCCGATGCTGAAGGACGTGATCCCCGATCTGGCGAAGCATCAGGGTGTGGAGGAATCCTCCATCTCCCGCGTCTGCAAGCGCGAGCGCAACGACGGCATTTCCAAGACCCCGCTCGACCTGCAGGTCCTGCGCGATCTGGCGAAGGCGCTGGGTACCACGGAGATCTCCGCGGAGACGCCGGAATACGGTCCTGCCTCCACGCCGGATGCGATCACGGAAGCGATCAAGGCGCTGCCCGACCGCCAGCCGGTCGAGCTGAGCTACAACGTGGTGAACACGGACCGGAACATCGGCACGCGCCTTTCCGGCCGCATCGCCGAGCTGCATGGCGACCGTGGCTTCAATGGCCACACCGCGGTGACTCTGAAGCTGCGCGGCTCAGCCGGTCAATCGCTCGGCACCTTCCTGGTGTCCGGCGTGAAGATCGAGCTGACCGGTGAAGCGAACGACTACACGGGTAAGGGCATGGCCGCGGGCGAGATCGTCGTGAAGGTTTCCCCGGACGCGAAGTTCAACCCGGCGGTGAACACGATCCTCGGCAATACCTCGCTGTATGGTGCGACGGGTGGTGCGCTGTATGCGAACGGCCGCGCGGGCGAGCGCTTCGCGGTGCGTAACTCGGGTGCCACGGCAGTGGTCGAAGGCGTGGGTGACCACGGCTGCGAATACATGACGAATGGCTCCGTGGCGATCCTGGGCAAGACCGGGAAGAACTTCGGTGCGGGCATGTCCGGCGGCACGGCCTTCGTCTATGACGTGGACGGCCGCTTCTACTCGCGGATCAATCCGGAGATGGTCGTGCCGCTGCCGGTGCAGCGCGCGCAGGACATCGCAGAGCTGAAGAAGTTGATCACCGATCACGCCGAGAAGACCGGCAGCCCGCACGCGAAGGCGCTGCTGGAAGACTGGTCGGCGAGCTTGAAGAAGTTCGTGCGTGTGATCGCGAAGGAGCGTGCCGCGCTGGAGGCTGCCGAAGAGCAGCACGAGGCGGCAGGCACGCGCTGA
- a CDS encoding nuclear transport factor 2 family protein, whose protein sequence is MRLYFEAYEYKDRVLLTSLLAGDFTFTSPVDDAIDRDEYFARCWPNSRHTAVFKIERLIEDGDDVVVTYTATTSYGSTFKNTEIFTFRDDKIAQVQVFFGTETASAASGAEIADLIETWAEGIRGKDVEMVASQFAEDAVGFFLAPPLIADEDLRVNLREWFHTFDGDLGYEVRDLKVHASGDVAWAHALNHLAGMKKEGEEADLWFRVTMGFEKIDGSWKILHAHESVPFLMDGSGKAALDLKPQGLSQGDSGIT, encoded by the coding sequence GTGCGTCTCTATTTCGAGGCCTATGAATACAAGGACCGTGTCTTGCTGACGTCCTTGCTTGCGGGCGACTTCACTTTCACAAGTCCGGTCGATGATGCGATCGATCGCGACGAATACTTCGCGCGTTGCTGGCCTAACAGCCGGCACACCGCCGTCTTCAAGATCGAGAGGCTGATCGAGGATGGTGATGATGTGGTGGTTACCTACACCGCGACGACGAGCTACGGCTCCACGTTCAAGAACACGGAGATCTTCACCTTCCGCGATGACAAGATCGCGCAGGTGCAGGTGTTCTTCGGCACGGAGACGGCAAGCGCGGCCAGCGGTGCGGAGATCGCGGACCTGATCGAGACATGGGCCGAGGGAATCCGCGGCAAGGATGTGGAGATGGTCGCCAGCCAGTTCGCGGAAGATGCGGTGGGCTTCTTCCTCGCACCGCCGCTGATCGCGGATGAGGACCTGCGCGTGAACCTGCGGGAGTGGTTCCATACCTTCGATGGCGATCTCGGCTATGAGGTCCGTGACTTGAAGGTGCATGCGAGCGGCGATGTCGCTTGGGCGCATGCGCTGAATCATCTGGCCGGGATGAAGAAGGAGGGCGAGGAGGCGGACCTGTGGTTCCGCGTGACGATGGGCTTCGAGAAGATCGATGGATCATGGAAGATCCTCCATGCGCATGAGTCCGTGCCGTTTCTCATGGATGGCAGCGGCAAGGCGGCCTTGGATTTGAAGCCGCAAGGGCTTTCCCAAGGGGATTCCGGGATTACCTGA
- a CDS encoding DUF2251 domain-containing protein has translation MKPYLGARSEIHPGHEHVMESDAPESPWGVVFEDDGDTGYFYARDYREVDSVFVDALHIYTVKQVVDASLPSNLRIIWSNDWSKAALLLNNRPHAMFDFAEKIGYSIDEFPEPDPNTGWRRLPWSKELKRFFYSE, from the coding sequence ATGAAACCTTATCTCGGTGCCAGAAGTGAGATCCATCCCGGTCACGAGCATGTGATGGAGAGCGATGCGCCTGAATCCCCATGGGGCGTCGTTTTTGAAGATGACGGGGATACCGGCTACTTCTACGCGAGGGATTATCGGGAGGTGGATTCCGTGTTTGTGGATGCGTTGCACATCTACACGGTGAAGCAGGTCGTGGATGCATCGCTTCCATCCAATCTCCGGATCATCTGGAGCAACGATTGGAGCAAGGCGGCGCTGCTTCTGAACAACAGACCTCACGCGATGTTCGATTTCGCGGAGAAGATCGGATACTCCATTGATGAGTTTCCAGAGCCTGACCCGAACACGGGGTGGCGGCGGCTGCCATGGAGCAAGGAACTGAAGCGCTTCTTCTACTCGGAGTAG
- the lnt gene encoding apolipoprotein N-acyltransferase, with product MKRLAFALRPLAAIASGAGMALLFPPHSVGKLVWLVLVPILIALWSLGEKRRKRKAFFLGYLTGAAFFLPNLVWLRSVTDVGWVALSLYLALFPAAWALFASTLGNPWRGGRKEGLFSAPLYAFSCAATWAALEWLRGWLFTGFGWNPLGVAFHETPVFSQAADLLGVTGLSMLPIFMQAVLVQVCVRRVSQYHSAVLRRQVAMGCVVLVMGAAYAYGVWRLTTSKQGESIRLRALLVQLNIPQEAARPLWTAEEVHIGYEDDTLAAVEKAGSKQPDWIMWPETALTGRILRADDGTWGMWQQNVDTIDRIREKSPATIVFGVNETESEAHDGMLMMKEDAKEWNSLAILPSDGQLQTFRKHHLVIFGEYIPLIDKLPFLGKIYEQQSGVEFGGGLSVGESLEPLTAEVKGQNFGVIPTVCFEDTVPRLMRKFVREGPQVIVNVTNDGWFKETEGAAQQFANARFRAIEFRRPMIRCANTGVSAAVTPVGTTLHPDGGKPQELRDEKGSHFTRGTLMAEVDIPKNPPVTLYARIGDWGVILLGVFSIVGMSLRKKEAPEAPEEPEAPEEDEEK from the coding sequence ATGAAACGTCTCGCCTTTGCTCTCCGGCCGCTGGCAGCGATTGCCAGCGGCGCCGGCATGGCCCTGCTCTTCCCGCCGCACTCGGTGGGGAAGCTGGTCTGGCTGGTGCTCGTGCCGATCCTGATCGCGCTCTGGTCGCTGGGCGAGAAGCGGCGGAAGAGGAAGGCCTTCTTCCTCGGCTACCTCACCGGTGCCGCCTTCTTCCTGCCGAATCTGGTGTGGCTGCGGAGCGTGACGGATGTGGGCTGGGTGGCGCTTTCCCTGTATCTCGCCTTGTTCCCGGCGGCGTGGGCGCTCTTTGCGTCCACCCTCGGGAATCCTTGGCGGGGCGGCCGGAAGGAAGGACTCTTCTCCGCACCGCTGTATGCATTTTCCTGCGCGGCCACATGGGCGGCGCTGGAGTGGCTGCGCGGGTGGCTCTTCACGGGCTTCGGCTGGAACCCGCTGGGCGTGGCCTTTCATGAAACGCCGGTCTTCTCGCAGGCAGCGGATTTGTTAGGCGTCACGGGGCTCTCCATGCTGCCGATTTTCATGCAGGCCGTGCTGGTGCAGGTCTGCGTCCGCCGTGTTTCCCAGTATCACTCCGCGGTGCTGCGCCGCCAGGTGGCGATGGGTTGCGTGGTGCTGGTGATGGGGGCTGCCTATGCCTACGGCGTTTGGCGGCTCACCACCTCGAAGCAGGGGGAGTCGATCCGCCTGCGGGCCCTTCTGGTGCAGCTGAATATCCCTCAGGAAGCGGCACGCCCGCTGTGGACCGCGGAGGAAGTGCACATCGGCTATGAGGATGACACCTTGGCCGCGGTCGAGAAGGCCGGCAGCAAGCAGCCGGATTGGATCATGTGGCCGGAGACGGCACTGACCGGGCGCATCCTGCGGGCCGATGATGGCACCTGGGGGATGTGGCAGCAGAATGTCGATACCATCGACCGGATTCGCGAGAAGAGCCCGGCAACCATCGTCTTCGGCGTGAACGAGACCGAGTCCGAGGCTCACGACGGCATGCTGATGATGAAGGAAGATGCGAAGGAGTGGAACTCCCTCGCGATCCTTCCCTCCGATGGACAGCTACAGACTTTCCGGAAGCATCACCTCGTCATCTTCGGTGAATACATTCCGCTCATCGACAAGCTGCCCTTCCTCGGAAAGATCTACGAACAGCAGTCCGGCGTCGAATTCGGCGGCGGCTTGAGCGTGGGGGAGAGCTTGGAACCTCTCACCGCGGAGGTGAAGGGCCAGAACTTCGGCGTGATCCCCACGGTCTGCTTTGAAGACACCGTGCCGCGCTTGATGCGGAAGTTCGTCCGCGAGGGCCCACAGGTGATCGTGAACGTGACCAATGACGGTTGGTTCAAGGAAACCGAAGGAGCCGCACAGCAATTCGCGAACGCCCGCTTCCGCGCCATCGAATTTCGCCGGCCGATGATCCGTTGTGCCAATACCGGCGTCAGCGCCGCGGTGACTCCCGTCGGCACGACCCTGCATCCGGACGGTGGCAAGCCACAGGAACTGCGCGATGAAAAGGGCAGCCACTTCACCCGCGGCACCCTGATGGCCGAGGTGGACATCCCCAAAAATCCACCCGTCACCCTCTACGCACGGATCGGTGATTGGGGCGTCATTCTCCTCGGCGTGTTTTCCATCGTCGGAATGAGCCTTCGAAAGAAGGAAGCACCGGAAGCACCGGAAGAACCCGAGGCACCCGAGGAAGACGAAGAAAAGTAA